The sequence AGGAGAAGGCACAAGTCAGGATCACGACCACGTCAAAGAGGAGCCGGAAGCTGTTGTCTCCTGTGCGGAGGGGCCGAAGGCAGGGCCAGGAGTGAGGCGGCTTCAGGGCGGGATTGGGTTGGTCATCAGGCTCATGGGTTTCTCTGGGTACGTCGGGAGTTTGGTCCGTGCTGGTCTGGGGCTTGGGGAATTCCTGGGCAGGCTGGGGCCCCTGGTCAGCGCTAGTCGGGGGCTTGGGGGCTCACCGTGGCCGAAGACGCTGGGGTGCTTACACTCCTGGATGTGGGCCTGGGTCTCCAGGCTGATGGGGATACGCCCACTGTGTGCCTTATTGTCAAATGTGATCTGCAGGGGTGTGGCGGGATGGGACAGAGTAAACCTCAGCAGACCTAGGCCCCCAGAGGCGCACGACGGATGGTctctccagccccagcctcccccaTCACCCCCACGCTGCCCTTGGCCGAGGGTCCCCAGCTCCAGGACTCAGCAGTCCCCTGCCCACCATGCCACCCCGTCCCTGGCCGGTCCCTCGCCCCACCCCCCAGGCGCTGTGGGCTCACCAGGATGCTGAAGGTGTAGCAGTCTGGGATTTCATTGTTGATCAGGCTCTGGAGGTTGATGGTCTTCAGCTGGAAGTGGATGGTGACGTTGATCAGCCTGGGGGGGGTTAGGCttgggtgagggtgggggggCTCTGCCCATCCCTCCTGCCCCGGAGCGCCAGCACTCCTGCCCCACGCTGACTCTGCAGCTGGCAGAGGAAGTGCTCGCCTGGCCGCATCGGCATGgcccgcccctgcccccgcctGTGGGGAAGcggctgccccacccccacccccacccctgaaGATGCCTGGAGTCCTGCCTCCCCCCTCCTCGGCCCCCTTGATGGGGCAGTACTTGTGGAATTTGAGCGTGAGGTTCTTGTAACTGGTGCTGCCATCCAAGAGGGAGAGCTCATCACTGGGGGGCACGGGGGGTCTCTCGGGAGGGTCCACCCGGATacagtctgaagacagggagtcaGGGAAGGGACACTGGGGACAGGGGAGGCACAGGCAGGTCTCCCCAGAGTCCCCGACAGACCCCTTCCCGGCTTTCCTTCCCCCTTCATACTTCGACATTTGTCGTTTGTTCCTGCTGTCTCCCCCTAGGGTCAGGCCTGGTCTGTCTGTCTCACTCCCTACACAGACCCTAGTGCCTGGCGCTCAGTGGGCCCCCAAATGTTTAGGGAATGAATGATAGTGAAACATAACACTCAGCTCTTTCCGCGTGCCAAGCATTCTGCTAATCATCAAATTATTAACGATCGTGACCACCCCATCTCGCGGATGGGCAGGACGCAAAGtggattttaaagatttttttttttttgatgtggaccatttttaaagtccttattcaatctgttacaacattgcttctatgtttgttggttttttttttttttccggctgccaggcatgtgggatcttagctccctcaCCGGGGATTGaaaccgcaccccctgcattggaaggcaaagtcttagtCACTGggccgccggggaagtccctaaagtgggattttttttttttttttttttttttttttaaatcccgacagctgagccctgcccagcccaCTCACCAGTGATGACCATGGGGTCGATGTCAAAGGTGTCATTGGCTGGGTCCACGTGGCCCCGGTGGTAGTAGCACTGGCAGAGGGCCAGGGCCGAGCCATTGGCCCagggcccgcccccgccccgcacgTAAGCATACCGACCCAGGGACACGTCGGGGAGCATCAGGTACTGTGGGCAAAGGAGGGGAGGGTCAGTGAGCCCCGCCCGTTCTCCCGGGTGggcccacctgcccacctgcTCCCGGTCGCCCACACCTGGTCCACGGCGTGGAAGATGGCCTGGTACAGCTGCTCCCGGGTGTAGGCCGCAAACGTGTCATCCGCCCCGTCCGAGTAGCCCAGCAGGAAGAGGTGCCGGAAGGCGATGGTGTTCTCCTCCCGGAATGTCACCACCAGCTGGTTGCTGAGCCCAAACAGGATGAGCTGGCGGGAGGGATGGGGAGGATTGGTACTACCGGCATGGGGTCTCCCACGGCGCATGAGCGGAGGCAGAGTAAAGAGAAGGCCCACCCCATGAGGGCATGACCACCCTACGTCCCCAAGGCGCAGCGCAGAGTGGCCACTCATAGAACTCGTGGCAACAACTAATGTTCATGAAATGTTTACCGGATGAATGCTCGAGGGTAAGCACAGCATCACACTGCCAGGGTCCGAGTGCCACCTTCCAAGGCTCAGCtgctatgtgactttggacaagtcccttaacctctctgagcctcagctgtcCTATCTATAGAAAGGGGCAAGAGCAGTCGCTAGGACCTCAGAGGGCATTTATGAAGCTTAAAGGCGCTGCTCCCGTGCAGGTCCGAGAGGGCTTCCTGACGGATTAGTGCCACTGTCACTATCATGATATGGGGCTGTGGGGTCAGGACTAAGCTCTGACTCCAAGATTCTCCTTCGAGGAAAACGGCAACCACAGGTGGCActctgtggggtggggtgggggccctGAAGGTCTCACCTGCACTGTGACCACCAGGATCTTCACCACCTGCAGCATGAGCTTAAAGGGCTTGCGGCCCTTGGCCCGAAATTTATCACAGGGGCTCATGAAGAAGTACTTGAGGCGACGGCGGAGATCCTCCTCTTCTGGAGGGGtggaaggggctggggaaggcGCCACCTGGGTCCCATACCCAGGTTTGGGTGTCAGGAGGCGCTCAGTCTCTGTGGGATGGGAGAGGGCAGTGGGGACCAGGCCTAGGCAGGTTCACCTGCCAATAGGGGAGGCAGGTCCCAAGCTCCAGCCAAGAAAGAACTCTGAGAGATCTaaggaaaaccagaaaatctGTAACATTTTAGGGATCTATGCAGCAGTGCTGGCTCAGCGGTTTCAAGTCACTCCAGAGGGCCTGAGTTGATTCCTGCCCCTGCTCCAGGGCACTcagcttccctgagcctcagctacctcatctgcaaaatggggcaaTAAAACCTCTCACCAAGAAGCTAAGGATTTGACACTTACAAAGCATTCGGTCTCTGAGTCTCAATAATTCCTCAATGAATAGAGcctattctatttttttggtttgtttttggttttttttcgctgtgccgtgtggcatgtgggatcttagttccccgaccagggattgaaccgagccacaacagtgaaagcgctgagtcctaaccactggacccccagggaactCCGAATAGAGGCTACTCTAAGGACCACTTATTCCTTTCAATCCTGACCAGTCCAAGATGAAAGTCCAAGTTTTCAGCAATGGCTCGGGTCATAGCTGGTCACAGCAGCCCTGAACTGTTCCTGACACAACCCACCATCCCCACTGGGAGAACCCCGCTTCCTTCCAGGGTCTGGCTGGCCTCCTGCCTGGC comes from Tursiops truncatus isolate mTurTru1 chromosome 3, mTurTru1.mat.Y, whole genome shotgun sequence and encodes:
- the MCOLN1 gene encoding mucolipin-1 isoform X3, with translation MAVPVGPRGSETERLLTPKPGYGTQVAPSPAPSTPPEEEDLRRRLKYFFMSPCDKFRAKGRKPFKLMLQVVKILVVTVQLILFGLSNQLVVTFREENTIAFRHLFLLGYSDGADDTFAAYTREQLYQAIFHAVDQYLMLPDVSLGRYAYVRGGGGPWANGSALALCQCYYHRGHVDPANDTFDIDPMVITDCIRVDPPERPPVPPSDELSLLDGSTSYKNLTLKFHKLINVTIHFQLKTINLQSLINNEIPDCYTFSILITFDNKAHSGRIPISLETQAHIQECKHPSVFGHGDNSFRLLFDVVVILTCAFSFLLCARSLLRGFLLQSEFVRFMWRQRGQVISLWERLEFVNGWYILLVTSDVLTISGTIMKIGIEAKNLASYDVCSILLGTSTLLVWVGVIRYLTFFHKYNILIATLRVALPSVMRFCCCVAVIYLGYCFCGWIVLGPYHVKFRSLSMVSECLFSLINGDDMFVTFAAMQAQQGRSSLVWLFSQLYLYSFISLFIYMVLSLFIALITGAYDTIKSKRPKANVTSSYQIWTA
- the MCOLN1 gene encoding mucolipin-1 isoform X2, which codes for MAVPVGPRGSETERLLTPKPGYGTQVAPSPAPSTPPEEEDLRRRLKYFFMSPCDKFRAKGRKPFKLMLQVVKILVVTVQLILFGLSNQLVVTFREENTIAFRHLFLLGYSDGADDTFAAYTREQLYQAIFHAVDQYLMLPDVSLGRYAYVRGGGGPWANGSALALCQCYYHRGHVDPANDTFDIDPMVITDCIRVDPPERPPVPPSDELSLLDGSTSYKNLTLKFHKLINVTIHFQLKTINLQSLINNEIPDCYTFSILITFDNKAHSGRIPISLETQAHIQECKHPSVFGHGDNSFRLLFDVVVILTCAFSFLLCARSLLRGFLLQSEFVRFMWRQRGQVISLWERLEFVNGWYILLVTSDVLTISGTIMKIGIEAKNLASYDVCSILLGTSTLLVWVGVIRYLTFFHKYNILIATLRVALPSVMRFCCCVAVIYLGYCFCGWIVLGPYHVKFRSLSMVSECLFSLINGDDMFVTFAAMQAQQGRSSLVWLFSQLYLYSFISLFIYMVLSLFIALITGAYDTIKHPGGAGGEESELQAYIAQCQDSPTSGKFRRGSGSACSLLCCCGRDASEEHSLLVN